From the genome of Triticum aestivum cultivar Chinese Spring chromosome 3B, IWGSC CS RefSeq v2.1, whole genome shotgun sequence, one region includes:
- the LOC123068919 gene encoding auxin-responsive protein IAA2 has translation MAWSGFREAAAGESGLELSLGLPAYFTKPAAPTAGLDGHESSGAGDFARQPQGASNGYKAKPAAAAAAPVVGWPPVRSFRRNLAASKPSSSKEDGRATKDNDLAVKGADEPAGRKGLFVKVNMDGVPIGRKVELKEHGSYADLSATVDKLFRSLLAAQRDTAAAPDAIAGGEYTLVYEDDEGDRMLVGDVPWHMFIVTAKRLRGLKSSDLPASSLTAAGSRKRPAAAADC, from the exons ATGGCGTGGAGCGGGttcagggaggcggcggcgggggagagCGGCCTGGAGCTCAGCCTCGGCCTACCCGCCTACTTCACCAAGCCGGCAGCACCGACAGCAG GTTTGGACGGGCATGAGTCGAGCGGCGCCGGTGATTTTGCTCGCCAACCTCAAGGAGCAAGCAATGGCTACAAGGCCAA GCcggcagcagctgcagcagctccgGTCGTGGGGTGGCCGCCGGTGCGCTCGTTCCGGCGGAACCTGGCCGCCTCCAAGCCGTCGTCGTCCAAGGAGGACGGCAGGGCAACCAAAGACAACGACCTCGCCGTCAAGGGCGCCGACGAGCCTGCTGGCCGGAAGGGCCTGTTCGTGAAGGTCAACATGGACGGCGTCCCCATCGGCCGGAAGGTGGAGCTCAAGGAGCACGGCAGCTACGCCGACCTCTCCGCCACCGTCGACAAGCTCTTCCGCAGCCTCCTCGCCG CTCAAAGGGACACCGCTGCTGCACCCGACGCGATCGCCGGCGGGGAGTACACGCTGGTGTACGAGGACGACGAGGGCGACAGGATGCTGGTCGGGGACGTCCCATGGCA CATGTTCATCGTCACGGCGAAGAGGCTGCGAGGGCTCAAGAGCTCCGACCTGCCGGCCTCATCG CTGACGGCGGCCGGGAGCAGGAAGAGGCCGGCGGCTGCGGCCGACTGCTGA